The following are encoded together in the Deltaproteobacteria bacterium genome:
- a CDS encoding hydrogenase iron-sulfur subunit, producing the protein MGSFVPRIVAFCCDRSGYRAADMAGGLGISVPETIEVVRVPCAGRVDALHILRALESGADGVLIVACHRGNCRSLTGDLAVRARTEHVHEIMERIGLKRERLELCNLSVQDGPKFAETVRRKFEYLKELGPNPTR; encoded by the coding sequence GTGGGGTCTTTTGTTCCGAGAATCGTCGCCTTCTGCTGTGACAGATCCGGTTATCGAGCGGCCGATATGGCTGGGGGACTCGGCATCTCCGTCCCGGAGACCATAGAGGTCGTCCGTGTTCCCTGTGCAGGAAGGGTCGACGCCCTTCACATTCTCCGGGCTCTTGAGAGCGGAGCGGATGGAGTGTTGATCGTCGCGTGTCACAGGGGAAACTGTCGGTCTCTCACCGGGGATCTGGCGGTAAGAGCCCGAACGGAGCACGTCCATGAGATCATGGAAAGGATCGGCCTCAAGAGGGAGAGACTCGAACTCTGCAACCTCTCCGTCCAGGACGGCCCGAAGTTTGCCGAGACGGTCCGAAGGAAGTTCGAATACCTGAAAGAACT